A single window of Usitatibacter rugosus DNA harbors:
- a CDS encoding thioredoxin family protein: MKKVLFLAIAATFSVAALANAPAGSQAPGFTVTDLTGKPVNLADYKGKTVVLEWHNFGCPFVQKHYKSGNMQSLQKKYGNDVVWLAVNSTNKGSSDWQDPPVVTKELNGFGAAPAKYLVDEPGTIGRAYGAKTTPHMYIIDPSGKVVYNGAIDDKRSTDVADVKVAKNYVVAALDELKAGKPVSTASTTPYGCTIKYK, translated from the coding sequence ATGAAGAAGGTCCTGTTCCTCGCAATCGCCGCCACGTTCTCCGTCGCCGCGCTCGCCAACGCCCCCGCCGGCTCGCAAGCCCCGGGCTTCACCGTGACCGACCTCACCGGCAAGCCCGTGAACCTCGCGGACTACAAGGGCAAGACGGTCGTGCTCGAGTGGCACAACTTCGGCTGCCCGTTCGTGCAGAAGCACTACAAGAGCGGCAACATGCAGTCGCTGCAGAAGAAGTACGGCAACGACGTCGTGTGGCTCGCCGTGAACTCCACGAACAAGGGCTCCTCCGACTGGCAGGATCCGCCGGTCGTCACGAAGGAGCTGAATGGCTTCGGCGCCGCGCCGGCCAAGTACCTCGTGGATGAGCCGGGCACCATCGGCCGCGCGTACGGCGCGAAGACGACGCCGCACATGTACATCATCGATCCGAGCGGCAAGGTGGTCTACAACGGCGCCATCGACGACAAGCGTTCCACGGACGTCGCGGACGTGAAGGTCGCCAAGAACTACGTGGTCGCGGCGCTCGATGAGTTGAAGGCCGGCAAGCCGGTCAGCACCGCAAGCACCACGCCGTACGGCTGCACCATCAAGTACAAGTAG
- a CDS encoding tetratricopeptide repeat protein, with product MKTYLLALAGLLATAVLAQSPEWQKLTDDAIALHKQGQSEKALVPAQQALDIAVKERGENHPLTAMSLNNLAVMDRTLGKYAESEALYLRALAIREKAPGPKNADLAASLDNMGILFDVQSQFERAEPYYRRALELREKANGPESLEAARSLNNLGEMYMAKRQYDKAEPLLKHAYAIRSASVAKEDPQMKQSTRNLAITYAALGQIPLAEQYADGQVIEGLNLKLLSAPQSPGRGSDKK from the coding sequence ATGAAAACGTACCTCCTCGCGCTCGCCGGACTCCTTGCCACCGCCGTGCTCGCGCAAAGCCCCGAGTGGCAGAAGCTCACCGACGACGCGATCGCCCTGCATAAGCAGGGACAGTCCGAAAAGGCGCTCGTTCCCGCGCAGCAGGCGCTGGACATCGCCGTGAAGGAGCGCGGCGAAAACCATCCGCTCACCGCCATGAGCCTGAACAACCTTGCCGTGATGGACCGCACGCTCGGCAAGTACGCGGAATCCGAGGCGCTCTACCTGCGTGCGCTGGCGATCCGTGAGAAGGCGCCCGGGCCGAAGAACGCCGACCTCGCCGCATCGCTCGACAACATGGGCATCCTCTTCGACGTGCAATCGCAGTTCGAACGCGCCGAGCCCTACTACCGGCGCGCCCTGGAGCTGCGCGAGAAGGCGAACGGTCCGGAATCGCTCGAGGCCGCGCGCAGCTTGAACAACCTGGGCGAGATGTACATGGCGAAGCGCCAGTACGACAAGGCGGAGCCGCTGCTGAAGCACGCGTATGCAATCCGCAGCGCCAGCGTCGCGAAGGAAGACCCGCAGATGAAGCAGTCAACGCGCAACTTGGCCATCACTTACGCGGCGTTGGGACAGATCCCGCTCGCGGAGCAATACGCGGACGGGCAGGTGATCGAGGGCTTGAACCTCAAGCTGCTATCAGCGCCGCAGTCTCCTGGCCGAGGCAGCGACAAGAAGTAG
- a CDS encoding rhodanese-like domain-containing protein codes for MRAFLIVLALPLLAVAAPPGPNPQIGYTEFMRNVVEVSRVREDRRVSEEDFLRMAAEPNTVVLDARSERLFKLRHVKGAVNLSFPEFTEATLAQAIPSKDTRILIYCNNNFTDAPTSMPVKAVGSALNVSTFVSLRTYGYENVYELGPALDIATTKLAFGGSEFVR; via the coding sequence ATGCGTGCCTTCCTGATCGTCCTCGCTCTCCCCCTCCTCGCCGTGGCGGCCCCTCCCGGCCCCAACCCGCAGATCGGGTACACGGAGTTCATGCGCAACGTGGTGGAGGTTTCGCGGGTGCGGGAGGATCGCCGTGTCTCGGAGGAGGATTTCCTCCGCATGGCGGCCGAGCCGAACACGGTCGTGCTGGATGCGAGGAGCGAGCGACTTTTCAAGCTGCGGCACGTGAAGGGCGCGGTGAACCTGAGCTTCCCGGAATTCACGGAGGCCACGCTCGCACAGGCCATACCGTCGAAAGACACGCGCATCCTCATCTACTGCAACAACAACTTCACCGACGCTCCGACCTCCATGCCGGTGAAGGCCGTCGGCTCCGCGCTCAATGTGTCCACGTTCGTGTCGCTGCGCACTTACGGCTACGAGAACGTCTATGAGCTCGGCCCGGCCCTCGACATCGCCACCACCAAGCTCGCGTTCGGCGGCTCGGAGTTCGTCCGCTAG
- a CDS encoding SMI1/KNR4 family protein, producing MGIFGFLKIALGTANIMRERQALAAELAALPMAAFIPRWIALRSSAAGLGRPQVRPPATQLQLVTARARLGLTLPAELQDFLRVTDGITWVGSFNEQPIASADVLAFGSATSLAASVRAHWESEGRETEDPMGLQVFNESLVEIMADAHDKLLPFSDLDDFLVLQPLHEGQAVAMIARPHKYYPAGTVLRIEGNGATRHGTLRAWLASDATLLASPESLKAAR from the coding sequence ATGGGAATCTTCGGGTTCCTCAAGATCGCCCTCGGCACCGCGAACATCATGCGCGAACGGCAAGCGCTGGCGGCGGAGTTGGCGGCGCTGCCCATGGCCGCGTTCATCCCGCGCTGGATCGCGCTGAGGAGTTCGGCCGCCGGGTTGGGACGTCCGCAGGTGCGCCCGCCGGCAACGCAGCTGCAGTTGGTCACGGCCCGGGCGAGGCTCGGTCTCACCCTGCCCGCCGAGCTGCAAGATTTTCTCCGCGTCACCGACGGGATCACCTGGGTCGGCTCCTTCAACGAGCAGCCCATCGCCTCGGCGGATGTCCTCGCCTTCGGTTCGGCCACGAGTCTCGCCGCATCGGTGCGCGCGCATTGGGAAAGCGAGGGCCGTGAAACGGAAGACCCGATGGGCCTCCAGGTCTTCAACGAAAGCCTGGTGGAGATCATGGCCGATGCGCATGACAAGTTGCTGCCGTTTTCCGATCTCGACGATTTCCTCGTGCTGCAGCCGCTGCACGAGGGGCAGGCCGTGGCGATGATCGCGCGGCCCCACAAGTACTACCCGGCGGGCACCGTGTTGCGCATCGAGGGCAACGGCGCCACGCGACATGGGACGCTGCGCGCCTGGCTTGCCAGCGACGCGACGCTCCTCGCGTCTCCGGAAAGCCTGAAGGCGGCGCGATGA
- a CDS encoding alpha/beta hydrolase, with protein sequence MAERTTIRGAAGSIEVASDLPAAAPIAVSVIAHPHPLYGGTMDNKVVTTIERAMREQGAATYRFNFRGVGATEGVHDNGHGETDDTVTVIEHARAAHLGLPLWLAGFSFGGAVAALASNRVDFDRLILVAPGFRRVAAGGMETPIDPADASLGPPGRHSFENTLIVHGDLDDTVPLSDSIAWATAREVNVVVIAGGEHFFHRKLHPLRDAVARGVR encoded by the coding sequence ATGGCCGAGCGCACGACGATTCGTGGCGCGGCCGGGTCCATCGAGGTCGCCTCCGACCTCCCCGCGGCCGCTCCCATCGCAGTCTCCGTCATCGCCCATCCGCACCCGCTCTACGGCGGCACGATGGACAACAAGGTCGTCACCACGATCGAGCGCGCGATGCGAGAACAGGGCGCGGCCACCTACCGCTTCAACTTCCGCGGCGTGGGTGCCACCGAGGGCGTGCACGACAACGGCCACGGCGAGACGGACGACACCGTCACCGTCATCGAGCACGCGCGTGCCGCGCATCTTGGCCTTCCGTTGTGGCTCGCTGGGTTTTCGTTCGGCGGCGCCGTCGCCGCGCTCGCGAGCAACCGCGTGGACTTCGACCGGCTCATTCTCGTGGCACCGGGCTTTCGCCGCGTGGCCGCCGGCGGAATGGAAACACCGATCGATCCCGCCGACGCGTCACTCGGCCCTCCCGGCCGCCATTCCTTCGAGAACACGCTCATCGTGCACGGCGATCTCGACGACACGGTGCCGCTCTCCGATTCCATCGCGTGGGCAACGGCGCGGGAGGTGAACGTGGTCGTGATCGCGGGGGGCGAGCACTTCTTCCACCGCAAGCTGCATCCGCTGCGCGATGCCGTCGCACGCGGGGTCCGGTAA
- a CDS encoding (2Fe-2S) ferredoxin domain-containing protein — protein sequence MESFYKHHVFFCLNRRDAPEACCACHGAESMQSYAKDRIKAMKLSGPGKIRINKSGCLDRCEEGPVIVVYPDNVWYTYVDKNDIDEIIDEHLVGGKVVERLKI from the coding sequence ATGGAATCCTTCTACAAGCACCACGTTTTCTTCTGCCTGAACCGCCGCGATGCGCCCGAGGCCTGCTGCGCCTGCCATGGCGCCGAATCGATGCAGTCCTACGCCAAGGACCGCATCAAGGCCATGAAGCTGAGCGGCCCGGGCAAGATCCGCATCAACAAGTCCGGCTGCCTGGACCGTTGCGAGGAAGGCCCCGTCATCGTCGTGTATCCGGACAACGTCTGGTACACGTACGTGGACAAGAACGACATCGACGAGATCATCGACGAGCACCTCGTCGGCGGCAAGGTCGTCGAGCGCCTCAAGATCTAG
- a CDS encoding VanZ family protein: MSSAQPSTDPASSPSAELSPGRHRGSLLVCALVLAYASLYPFVPLRLPAADAVALFLQLRYLTGFDIALNVVAYVPLGALAVLALRASGAYRHVIAKAAVIGFGFSAVMEALQLFIPFRVAQVADVASNTLGSLIGALLFARPVYERITRPLEALRDRLVEPGPWGDAGLALVTLWLIAQLNPALPFFEAGSIGSAGDTDPFEGDVVILALQAMAIGLSTCGFGLFVSSLLRGPDGALRATVALLSIALWLKFVTAATMLKPQLSADWVNEVRVIGLAAGLLIFIPLRELQRSTRTYLAMMLVLAGALFARIVGDYSPMDDLVRLFRWPHGQLSTFTSLTRYLHEVWPLLVMGYLIAYFVSGRGRDVR; this comes from the coding sequence ATGTCGAGCGCGCAGCCCTCTACCGATCCGGCCTCAAGCCCGTCGGCTGAGCTCTCGCCGGGGCGCCACCGCGGCTCGCTGCTGGTGTGCGCGCTGGTCCTCGCGTATGCGAGCCTCTATCCCTTCGTTCCCCTTCGCCTGCCCGCGGCCGACGCCGTCGCGCTCTTCCTGCAGCTTCGCTACCTCACCGGCTTCGACATCGCACTGAACGTGGTGGCCTACGTGCCGCTCGGCGCGCTCGCCGTGCTGGCATTGCGTGCTTCGGGCGCGTATCGCCACGTCATCGCGAAGGCCGCGGTGATCGGCTTCGGATTCAGCGCGGTGATGGAAGCGCTGCAGCTCTTCATCCCGTTTCGCGTGGCGCAGGTGGCGGACGTGGCGTCCAACACCCTCGGGTCGCTGATCGGCGCCCTGCTCTTCGCACGTCCCGTGTACGAGCGCATCACGCGCCCGCTCGAGGCGCTGCGCGACCGCCTGGTGGAGCCCGGTCCGTGGGGCGATGCGGGACTGGCGCTCGTCACGCTGTGGCTGATCGCGCAGCTCAATCCCGCGCTGCCGTTCTTCGAAGCGGGGAGCATCGGCTCCGCGGGCGACACCGATCCCTTCGAGGGCGACGTCGTGATCCTCGCGCTGCAGGCGATGGCGATCGGACTCTCCACGTGCGGCTTCGGGCTCTTCGTCTCTTCGCTGCTGCGCGGGCCCGACGGCGCGCTGCGAGCGACCGTGGCGCTGCTCAGCATCGCGCTGTGGCTCAAGTTCGTGACCGCGGCAACGATGCTGAAGCCCCAGCTCTCCGCCGACTGGGTGAACGAGGTGCGCGTGATCGGCCTCGCCGCCGGCCTGCTGATCTTCATACCGCTGCGCGAGCTGCAACGCTCGACGCGGACGTACCTCGCGATGATGCTGGTGCTGGCCGGAGCGCTCTTCGCGCGCATCGTCGGCGACTACAGCCCGATGGACGATCTCGTGCGCCTCTTCCGCTGGCCCCACGGCCAGCTCTCCACGTTCACCTCGCTCACGCGCTACCTGCACGAAGTATGGCCGCTGCTGGTGATGGGCTACCTGATCGCGTACTTCGTCTCGGGGCGCGGCAGGGACGTGCGATAA
- a CDS encoding gamma carbonic anhydrase family protein: protein MIYELPGRKPSMKGDYYVAPNAAVIGTVVLEHGASVWFNVTIRGDSDVITLGENVNIQDGSVIHADEGTPVTLHRNVSVGHMVMLHGCTVHENSLIGIGAIVLNRAVIGKNCLIGAGALVPEGKMIPDGSLVLGVPGKVVRQMTPEDIALNTWIANHYVERAALYRSGLKPVG from the coding sequence ATGATCTACGAGCTTCCCGGACGCAAGCCCTCGATGAAGGGCGACTACTACGTCGCGCCGAACGCGGCCGTGATCGGCACGGTGGTGCTCGAGCACGGTGCCAGCGTGTGGTTCAACGTCACCATTCGCGGCGACAGCGACGTGATCACCCTGGGCGAGAACGTGAACATCCAGGACGGCAGCGTGATCCACGCCGACGAGGGCACGCCGGTCACGCTCCACCGCAACGTGAGTGTCGGCCACATGGTGATGCTGCACGGCTGCACGGTGCACGAGAACTCGCTGATCGGCATCGGCGCGATTGTTCTGAACCGCGCCGTCATCGGGAAGAACTGCCTCATCGGCGCGGGTGCGCTCGTGCCCGAGGGCAAGATGATTCCCGACGGCTCGCTCGTCCTCGGTGTTCCCGGCAAGGTCGTGCGGCAGATGACCCCCGAGGACATCGCGTTGAACACGTGGATCGCGAACCACTATGTCGAGCGCGCAGCCCTCTACCGATCCGGCCTCAAGCCCGTCGGCTGA
- a CDS encoding LytR/AlgR family response regulator transcription factor — MTRATAVIADDEPLLRESLRSALAEAWPGLEIVAEASNGAEAVHAVREHRPAFAFLDIEMPAMNGLEAAREIRDLAHVVFVTAYDRYAVEAFDRGAVDYVLKPAAVDRLADTVKRLKERLASPVPHLDSLVDELARRMAPSGERLQWLQATLGNTLRLVNVDDVLYFQSDTKYTRVTTREGEALVKKTLKELCAELDPRRFWQVHRGTIVNVAAIASVSTDELGKREITLKDRPERLEVSRTFSHLFKAS; from the coding sequence GTGACGCGCGCCACCGCCGTCATCGCCGACGACGAGCCGCTGCTGCGTGAAAGCCTGCGCTCCGCGCTCGCGGAAGCCTGGCCCGGGCTGGAGATCGTCGCCGAGGCCTCGAACGGCGCCGAAGCCGTGCACGCCGTCCGCGAGCATCGGCCGGCGTTCGCCTTCCTCGACATCGAGATGCCGGCGATGAACGGCCTCGAGGCCGCGCGCGAGATCCGCGACCTCGCGCACGTGGTCTTCGTGACTGCTTATGACCGCTACGCCGTCGAAGCCTTCGATCGCGGCGCCGTGGACTATGTGTTGAAGCCCGCGGCCGTGGATCGCCTCGCGGATACGGTGAAGCGTCTCAAGGAGCGGCTCGCGTCGCCCGTGCCCCACCTCGACTCGCTGGTGGACGAGCTCGCGCGCCGCATGGCTCCGTCCGGCGAGCGTTTGCAATGGCTGCAGGCCACGCTCGGCAACACGCTTCGTCTCGTGAACGTGGACGACGTCCTCTACTTCCAGTCGGACACGAAGTACACGCGCGTGACCACCCGCGAGGGCGAGGCGCTGGTGAAGAAAACGCTGAAGGAGTTGTGCGCGGAGCTGGACCCGCGCAGGTTCTGGCAGGTCCATCGCGGCACCATCGTGAACGTGGCGGCGATCGCGTCCGTATCGACCGATGAACTGGGGAAGCGAGAGATCACCCTGAAGGACCGGCCGGAGCGGCTCGAGGTGAGCCGCACCTTCTCGCACCTCTTCAAGGCGAGCTAG
- a CDS encoding sensor histidine kinase — MATNLWTRAKAYFVRIEECGDAWARRRLTAEEYAEASDLDRLIKLHFWKWFAMFVAATLVGGLIVLGISPEMSFAKAAVGSGVVILYALAAVASAWYGYRKWAKHPFWYILGIFILLMLAGTLFGFSISSFMSGRAFTDLAWERVARGASVALLLGIGASAVLLTIARLRQREALQRAARLEAEAERERLARQSIQAELKLLQAQVEPHFLFNTLANIRHLVQTGSPDAVVMLDHLIRYLRTALPEIRAEGSTLGREADLARAYLEILRIRMGGTLSFAIDIPDELAREPFPPLMVITLVENAIKHGVAPQGRGRVDIRAAKQGDRIHVTVEDDGRGLQEPIGQGIGLANVRERLRAIFGESASLALSGRDGPGTRAVIEVPA, encoded by the coding sequence ATGGCGACCAACCTCTGGACCCGGGCCAAGGCCTATTTCGTACGCATCGAGGAGTGCGGCGACGCGTGGGCGCGCAGGCGCCTGACCGCCGAGGAGTACGCCGAGGCGAGCGACCTCGACCGCCTCATCAAGCTCCATTTCTGGAAGTGGTTCGCGATGTTCGTCGCGGCCACGCTTGTGGGCGGCCTGATCGTGCTCGGCATCAGCCCCGAGATGTCGTTCGCCAAGGCGGCCGTCGGTTCGGGCGTGGTGATCCTGTATGCGCTCGCCGCCGTGGCGTCCGCCTGGTACGGCTACCGCAAATGGGCGAAGCATCCCTTCTGGTACATCCTCGGCATCTTCATCCTGCTGATGCTGGCCGGGACGCTCTTCGGGTTCTCGATCTCGTCGTTCATGAGCGGCCGTGCGTTCACGGACCTCGCCTGGGAACGGGTGGCGCGCGGGGCGTCGGTCGCGTTGCTGCTGGGCATCGGTGCCTCGGCGGTGCTGCTCACGATCGCTCGCCTCCGGCAACGTGAAGCGTTGCAGCGTGCGGCGCGCCTGGAAGCGGAGGCGGAGCGCGAGCGCCTTGCACGACAGTCGATTCAAGCAGAGCTGAAGCTGCTGCAGGCGCAGGTCGAGCCGCACTTCCTCTTCAACACGCTCGCCAACATCCGCCACCTCGTGCAGACCGGTTCGCCCGACGCGGTCGTGATGCTCGACCACCTCATCCGCTACTTGCGAACGGCGCTGCCCGAGATTCGCGCCGAGGGCTCCACGCTCGGACGCGAGGCCGATCTCGCGCGAGCCTATCTCGAGATCCTGCGCATCCGCATGGGCGGAACGCTTTCGTTCGCGATCGACATTCCCGACGAGCTCGCGCGTGAGCCCTTCCCGCCGCTGATGGTGATCACGTTGGTCGAGAACGCGATCAAGCACGGTGTCGCGCCCCAGGGCCGCGGCCGGGTCGACATCCGCGCGGCGAAGCAGGGCGACCGCATCCACGTCACGGTGGAAGACGACGGGCGCGGCCTGCAGGAGCCGATCGGCCAGGGTATCGGCCTTGCCAACGTGCGCGAGCGGTTGCGCGCGATCTTCGGTGAAAGTGCCAGCCTCGCGCTCTCCGGCCGCGACGGCCCCGGCACCCGGGCGGTGATCGAGGTGCCCGCGTGA
- a CDS encoding LytR/AlgR family response regulator transcription factor, with product MPTAILAEDEPILRAQLENKLKKLWPELEIIASVEDGAAALEALEDRVPDFMFLDIQMPEMTGVEVARHVGGRCHVVFVTAYDEYAVQAFETGAVDYILKPATDERLGTTIERLKAKLSAPPTDLKAILAQIGQLGPKKERLQWIKATIGQNLRLIPVAEVLFFQSDEKYTRVVTADAEALIKTPIRELMEGLDPEVFWQIHRSTLVNAAAIAAVTRDFRGQAHVKIKGKDDNLVVSRIYSHLFKQM from the coding sequence ATGCCTACCGCCATCCTCGCCGAGGACGAGCCGATCCTCCGAGCGCAGCTCGAGAACAAGCTGAAGAAGCTCTGGCCCGAGCTCGAGATCATCGCCTCCGTGGAAGATGGCGCCGCCGCCCTCGAAGCGCTCGAGGACCGCGTCCCCGACTTCATGTTCCTCGACATCCAGATGCCGGAGATGACGGGCGTGGAGGTCGCGCGCCACGTCGGCGGCCGCTGCCACGTGGTCTTCGTGACGGCATACGACGAATACGCGGTGCAGGCCTTCGAGACCGGGGCGGTGGACTACATCCTCAAGCCCGCCACCGACGAGCGCCTCGGTACGACGATCGAGCGGCTGAAGGCCAAGCTCTCGGCTCCGCCCACGGACCTGAAGGCGATCCTCGCGCAGATCGGCCAGCTCGGCCCGAAGAAGGAGCGCCTGCAGTGGATCAAGGCCACCATCGGCCAGAACCTGCGGCTGATCCCCGTGGCCGAGGTGCTGTTCTTCCAGTCCGACGAGAAATACACGCGCGTCGTGACGGCCGATGCCGAGGCGCTCATCAAGACGCCGATCCGCGAGCTCATGGAGGGCCTCGATCCCGAGGTCTTCTGGCAGATCCACCGTTCTACCCTGGTGAATGCCGCCGCCATCGCCGCGGTGACCCGCGATTTCCGCGGCCAGGCCCACGTGAAGATCAAGGGCAAGGACGACAACCTCGTCGTCTCCCGCATCTACTCCCACCTCTTCAAGCAGATGTAG
- a CDS encoding histidine kinase — protein MKSLSDLLYKTPWWALLVAAFACLIALAAFVTPYHIIDYRAEGDTDQERRAIKREIDNAFAENAIDIAHGVIRGMRRSTKDPERRAELDEALRGLQEARQELRDAGAEVLRAKRDALEQSRDAARTAMTRLEEARREIEVAMSKGGPQNAEARRALDDAIKAAAEAQARVEAEAATTKPRKRIRIGVSGDSDKPLVDIDVGEPQPGEKQGLHIESTPDTPKVPSGKPGKGVPPPLPGSIAAPPSPPSAPAPGAMPSPPSPGAAPSPPSPPSEPLPPEFRDRIRQNVTGDMYRIGIGAALALILLPMFVLAVIAKFFIDRSRAATRMADLKRKEAEHHRMSQQLTEAKLQALQAQVEPHFLYNTLASVQALTEVDPAQANAMTGHLIQYLRNALPKMREGISTVGQEIELVRAYLSILQMRMGKRLAFEINVPESLNAIAFPPLMLPSLVENAIKHGLEPQREGGTVNISAELVEGRLRLIVADTGRGFGETIGAGVGLANIRERLAALYGDTAKLTLVENTPKGVVATIDVPADAARAASAAQAAQAATAATKQADAPAEPAIPLTRTARFLGVLAAVERFWRRALIYFFYALVILAAVFAFVGIVGVVTGAFPVQIEDEIFSGPGGSLLGTAAVLLAFVVCVVAIAIVVAVIYGLGFLFVALTVLMALIFLAGISPVLAPIILVGLAIWWFMRKKEPKVVEQRVEPTL, from the coding sequence ATGAAGTCGCTCTCCGACCTCCTGTACAAGACCCCGTGGTGGGCCCTGCTCGTCGCAGCCTTCGCCTGCCTCATCGCGCTCGCGGCGTTCGTGACGCCGTACCACATCATCGATTACCGGGCCGAGGGCGACACCGACCAGGAGCGCCGCGCCATCAAGCGCGAGATCGACAACGCCTTCGCCGAGAACGCGATCGACATCGCCCACGGCGTGATCCGTGGCATGCGCCGCAGCACCAAGGACCCGGAGCGCCGCGCCGAGCTGGATGAAGCCTTGCGCGGCCTCCAGGAGGCGCGCCAGGAGCTGCGCGACGCCGGGGCTGAAGTGCTGCGTGCCAAGCGCGACGCCCTCGAGCAGAGCCGCGACGCCGCGCGGACCGCCATGACCCGCCTCGAAGAAGCCCGGCGCGAGATCGAAGTCGCGATGAGCAAGGGCGGGCCCCAGAATGCCGAAGCGCGCCGCGCCCTGGATGACGCGATCAAGGCCGCCGCCGAAGCGCAGGCGCGCGTGGAGGCCGAAGCCGCCACGACCAAGCCCCGCAAGCGCATCCGCATCGGGGTATCCGGCGACAGCGACAAGCCCCTGGTCGACATCGACGTGGGCGAGCCGCAGCCCGGCGAGAAGCAGGGCCTGCACATCGAGAGCACGCCGGATACGCCGAAGGTCCCGTCCGGGAAGCCGGGCAAGGGCGTGCCGCCGCCGCTCCCGGGCTCGATCGCAGCGCCGCCGTCTCCCCCGTCTGCGCCAGCGCCGGGCGCCATGCCGTCCCCGCCCTCCCCGGGCGCCGCCCCGTCCCCGCCGTCGCCGCCTTCGGAGCCGCTGCCGCCCGAATTCCGCGACCGCATCCGCCAGAACGTGACCGGCGACATGTATCGCATCGGCATCGGCGCGGCGCTCGCGTTGATCCTGCTGCCGATGTTCGTGCTGGCCGTGATCGCGAAATTCTTCATCGACCGCTCGCGGGCCGCGACGCGCATGGCCGATCTCAAGCGCAAGGAAGCCGAGCATCACCGCATGAGCCAGCAGCTCACGGAAGCGAAGCTGCAGGCGCTGCAAGCCCAGGTCGAACCGCACTTCCTCTACAACACGCTCGCCTCGGTGCAGGCGTTGACGGAGGTCGACCCCGCACAGGCCAACGCGATGACGGGCCACTTGATCCAGTACCTGCGCAACGCGCTGCCGAAGATGCGTGAAGGCATCTCGACGGTCGGCCAGGAGATCGAGCTCGTCCGCGCGTATCTCTCCATCCTGCAGATGCGCATGGGCAAGCGGCTCGCCTTCGAGATCAACGTGCCCGAGAGCCTGAACGCGATCGCCTTCCCGCCGCTGATGCTGCCCTCCCTGGTCGAGAACGCGATCAAGCATGGCCTCGAGCCGCAGCGCGAGGGCGGGACCGTGAACATCAGCGCCGAGCTGGTCGAAGGGCGGCTGCGCCTCATCGTCGCCGACACCGGCCGCGGCTTCGGCGAGACGATCGGCGCCGGCGTGGGACTCGCCAACATCCGCGAGCGCCTCGCCGCGCTCTACGGCGACACCGCGAAGCTCACGCTCGTGGAGAACACGCCGAAGGGTGTGGTCGCGACGATCGACGTGCCGGCCGATGCCGCGCGCGCCGCATCGGCGGCCCAGGCGGCGCAAGCTGCAACCGCGGCCACGAAGCAGGCCGACGCTCCGGCCGAGCCCGCGATTCCCCTGACGCGCACCGCTCGCTTCCTCGGCGTGCTCGCGGCCGTCGAGCGCTTCTGGCGCAGGGCGCTCATCTATTTCTTCTACGCCCTCGTGATCCTTGCCGCGGTGTTCGCGTTCGTGGGCATCGTGGGTGTGGTGACGGGCGCCTTCCCGGTGCAGATCGAGGACGAGATCTTCTCCGGTCCCGGGGGCTCGCTCCTGGGGACCGCCGCGGTCCTGCTCGCGTTCGTGGTGTGCGTGGTCGCGATCGCGATCGTGGTCGCGGTGATCTACGGGCTGGGGTTCCTCTTCGTGGCACTCACCGTGCTGATGGCGCTGATCTTCCTCGCCGGGATCTCACCGGTCCTGGCGCCCATCATCCTGGTGGGGCTCGCGATCTGGTGGTTCATGCGCAAGAAGGAACCCAAGGTCGTCGAGCAGCGCGTCGAGCCCACGCTGTAA